One stretch of Bacillota bacterium DNA includes these proteins:
- a CDS encoding hydrogenase maturation protease, giving the protein MARERPEIARKALLLGLGNPLWGDDGAGSEAVRLFRRLYRYPDTLQVVDGGTLGIGLVAWLGSVAAAVILDAAIGPGSPGTVLDLPCRRLARTRWLRLSEHEVGLDDVVALATWCGRLPRRLRVVGIVAARLAPGVGLSEPVRQALPQALDVTSRWLRRWGVAVWRKDGPPE; this is encoded by the coding sequence GTGGCAAGGGAGCGCCCGGAGATCGCCCGGAAGGCCTTGCTTCTGGGTCTTGGCAACCCGCTTTGGGGCGACGATGGAGCAGGGAGCGAGGCGGTTCGGCTGTTCCGCCGGCTCTACCGCTATCCCGACACCCTGCAGGTGGTGGACGGGGGGACCCTCGGGATAGGGCTGGTCGCCTGGCTTGGCTCGGTGGCGGCAGCGGTGATCCTGGATGCGGCAATCGGGCCGGGATCGCCCGGAACGGTTTTGGACCTGCCCTGTCGGCGGCTGGCTCGCACGCGGTGGCTGCGCCTGTCGGAGCATGAGGTAGGGCTGGACGACGTGGTGGCGCTTGCCACCTGGTGCGGGCGGCTGCCGAGACGGTTGCGGGTTGTGGGTATCGTAGCCGCCCGGCTGGCTCCGGGGGTGGGGCTCTCTGAGCCGGTGCGGCAAGCCTTGCCGCAGGCGCTGGACGTGACGAGCAGGTGGCTGCGTCGGTGGGGTGTTGCGGTCTGGAGAAAGGACGGGCCGCCTGAATGA